Part of the Candidatus Cloacimonadota bacterium genome, AACACCTCGTTGTTATTCCTTGCCTAAAGCATAAAGCAACAATAATATACGAGGTGTTTTTGTCAAGAAGTATTTTAAGCTATTTTACTGCCTCTCAATCACATGGGCTACTGGGAAAGATTAGTAAGTTAAGGGGGTGGACTTCAGACAACACATAGTTTCCACTCCTGCTAATTGAAGTCAATGTTTATTCGCTCGTTTAAAATAGATATCCAGGATGTTGCTCCAGAGCATTGTTTGGGTTAAATAGAGAGACTTATACTACTCCGGCGCGGATAAGATCGTGCATGTGAAGGATACCGACAGCTTTGCCTTCATCGTCCACTATTGGCAGCATGGTAATGGAGTGTTGTTCCATCATTGCCAAAGCACTTACTGCCAACACTTCGGCAAAGCTATGTTTGGGACTCTTGGTCATGCATTCAACAGCACAATGGCGTAACAATTCATCGCCTTTGATTTGCAATTGCCTACGTAGATCTCCATCCGTAATGATACCGGTCATATACCCCTGTTCATTCTCGACAACTGTGCATCCCAGCTTCTTACCGGTCATCTCCAGGATGGTTTCGCTCATCAGAGTATCTTCGTGTACCCGGGGTAAAGCATCTCCATAATGCATCAAATCTTTTACTTTCAGCAGCAGACGCTTGCCGATAGCTCCTCCGGGATGAAAGCGGGCAAAATCGTTCAGAGAGAAATTCTTATCTTTCAGTAGGGCAATAGCGAGAGCATCCCCCAGCGCTAAGGCCACGGTGGTGCTGGAAGTGGGAACCATCCCCAGTGGTTCTAAATCGGAATCCACTTTTGTGCAGAGCACGGCATCAGATGCTTTTGCCAATTGAGAATCCGGATTGCCGGTGAGGCTGATTAGCGGAATTCCGATGAACTTAATAAACGGAATTATCGCCAGCATCTCCGATGTGTTCCCGCTGTTTGATATGGCCATTACCACATCCATGGTTGATAGCATGCCCAAATCTCCGTGAATTCCTTCTGCAGCATGCAGAAAGATGGAGCTTGTGCCTGTGCTGGCCAAAGTAGCGGATATTTTGCGAGCAATGATGCCTGCTTTACCGATTCCCGTTACCACCACTTTGCCCTTACAGTTTCGCAACAAAGAAAAGGCGTGTTCCAGTTGTGTCTGATCAAGCTCTTCCGCCACCGTAGTGATGGCGGAAGCTTCTTTCAAGAGTTCTTCTTTGATGTTATCAACGATGCTCATAATTCTTTCTTGATCTGATCAAGCGCGTGGGAATAATCCATTGCTCCCAAATCGCCTTGAGTGTGCCGCCGTAAAGTGAGAGTTCCCTCTTCGGCTTCTTTCTTCCCGATGATACACATATAGGGGATCTTCTTCAGCTCAGCTTCGCGGATTTTGTATCCTATCTTCTCACTTCGAATATCTATTTCGCAACGAAAACCTTCGGCCTGCATCTTGTCCTGAATACTCTTGGCATACTCCAATTGGGCATCAGTGATCGGTAGGATCATTATCTGCACCGGAGCCAACCACAAAGGTAGATTGCCTCCGTGATACTCCAGAAGAGTGGCAAAGAAACGCTCCACCGAGCCCAATACCGCCCGGTGAATCATGTATGGCCTATGTGCTTGATTGTCTGCGCCTATATATTGCATATCAAAGCGTTCCGGTAGGTTGAAATCAAACTGGATGGTAGTACATTGCCAAGCTCTACCGATAGCATCTTTGATCTTGATATCTATCTTGGGACCGTAGAAGGCACCGCCACCTTCATCAACACTAAATTCCAAACCCAACTTGTTCAGAGAAGCCTTCAAACTCTCGGTTGCCATATCCCAATCCGAAACCTCTCCCACAGAGGCTTCCGGCTTGGTGGAGAGAAAGATCATAAACTCTTGAAAACCAAAACTCTTGAGCATATTCAGAGAGAATACTATCAATTTTTCAACTTCATCGCTTACTTGATCTGGAGTACAGATAATGTGAGCATCGTCCTGAGTAAAGCCGCGAACGCGCATCAGGCCATGTAATACACCGCTTCTTTCATAACGATACACAGTACCCAATTCTGCAAGTCGTACAGGTAATTCACGATAGCTGTGATGATTGGCATTGTATATACTCAGGTGAAAGGGGCAGTTCATCGGCTTTATGTAATAATCCTGACCTTCCACATCCATGTTTGAATACATGTTTTCTTTATAAAATCCCAAGTGACCGCTGGTCTGCCATAGATTACTACGACCTACATGGGGAGAATATACCAATTTGTAACCGTTCTTCAGATGAGCATCTTTCCAATAGGCTTCAATGAGATGGCGAATCATTGCTCCATTGGGATGCCAGAGCACCAAGCCTGCACCCACTTCTTCGCTTATGGAGAATAGATCCAGATCCCTACCCAGCTTTCGGTGGTCTCGTTTGGCAGCTTCTTCCAAAAAATGCAAGTACTCTTTCAGTTCTTTGTTACTGGGAAAGCTGATACCATAAATGCGCTTCAGCATTTTGTTCTTTTCATCGCCGCGCCAATATGCTCCAGAACTCTTCAACAGCTTTACTGCTTTGATTTTACCTGTCGAGGGGATATGTGGTCCTCTGCAGAGATCAATGAAGTCTCCCTGACTGTAAGTGCTAATCACCTGGTCATCAGGAATGTCTTCCAGGATCTCTACTTTGTAATGCTCATTCATACCTTTGAAGATTTCCATGGCTTCTGCTTTGCTTAGCTCTTTGCGATGGTATGGCAGATCTAGTGCGCTCAGTTCCTTCATGCGATCTTCAATCTTCAATAGTTCTTCGTCGCTAAAGGACTCCTCGCGGTCAAAATCGTAGTAAAAGCCTTGTTCGATGGCCGGGCCTATGGTTACTTGAACCTCGGGCCAGAGCTGCTTTACAGCTTGAGCCATCAAGTGAGCGGTGCTGTGCCAATACAGCTCTTTACCTTGTTCGGTTCTAAAAGTATGGATCAAAAGTTCGGCATCGCTTTCTATCATGGTGTCTATATCACACAATTTGTGGTTAATTTCTGCTGCTAATGCGGCATCCGCCAAGCGGGGACTGATGTCATTAACCACTTGCAAGGCGCTAATTGCAGACGGGTACTCTCGTTTGCTTCCATCCGGAAGACTTATGATTACGGCCATTATCTCTCCATATCAGTCAATGTATCTTTCCAAAATCTTTGATGCTTATTTCTTGTCAAGCATCCTGTCGATTCTGCTTAGTCCAAGGCTATTAAAGATCACCAACAGGGTCACTCCCACATCCGCTATGATAGCTTCCCACAAACCACTGATACCTGCAATACCCAATGCCATCACCAGTATTTTAATGGCTAGAGCTAATACTATGTTTTGCCAAACCTTTCGGTTTGTAGCCCGGGACAGTTTGAAAGCCTGAACCAATTGTATGGGTTTGTCGTTTAGTAACACGATATCAGCGCTGTCGATGGAAGCTTCAGCACCAATGGCGCCCATGGCTATGCCAATATCCGCTCTGGCAAGGACTGGAGCGTCATTCATTCCATCTCCGATGTAGGCAACTCTATGATTACTCTCATGTATAATGCTCTCT contains:
- a CDS encoding KpsF/GutQ family sugar-phosphate isomerase, whose protein sequence is MSIVDNIKEELLKEASAITTVAEELDQTQLEHAFSLLRNCKGKVVVTGIGKAGIIARKISATLASTGTSSIFLHAAEGIHGDLGMLSTMDVVMAISNSGNTSEMLAIIPFIKFIGIPLISLTGNPDSQLAKASDAVLCTKVDSDLEPLGMVPTSSTTVALALGDALAIALLKDKNFSLNDFARFHPGGAIGKRLLLKVKDLMHYGDALPRVHEDTLMSETILEMTGKKLGCTVVENEQGYMTGIITDGDLRRQLQIKGDELLRHCAVECMTKSPKHSFAEVLAVSALAMMEQHSITMLPIVDDEGKAVGILHMHDLIRAGVV
- the thrS gene encoding threonine--tRNA ligase, encoding MAVIISLPDGSKREYPSAISALQVVNDISPRLADAALAAEINHKLCDIDTMIESDAELLIHTFRTEQGKELYWHSTAHLMAQAVKQLWPEVQVTIGPAIEQGFYYDFDREESFSDEELLKIEDRMKELSALDLPYHRKELSKAEAMEIFKGMNEHYKVEILEDIPDDQVISTYSQGDFIDLCRGPHIPSTGKIKAVKLLKSSGAYWRGDEKNKMLKRIYGISFPSNKELKEYLHFLEEAAKRDHRKLGRDLDLFSISEEVGAGLVLWHPNGAMIRHLIEAYWKDAHLKNGYKLVYSPHVGRSNLWQTSGHLGFYKENMYSNMDVEGQDYYIKPMNCPFHLSIYNANHHSYRELPVRLAELGTVYRYERSGVLHGLMRVRGFTQDDAHIICTPDQVSDEVEKLIVFSLNMLKSFGFQEFMIFLSTKPEASVGEVSDWDMATESLKASLNKLGLEFSVDEGGGAFYGPKIDIKIKDAIGRAWQCTTIQFDFNLPERFDMQYIGADNQAHRPYMIHRAVLGSVERFFATLLEYHGGNLPLWLAPVQIMILPITDAQLEYAKSIQDKMQAEGFRCEIDIRSEKIGYKIREAELKKIPYMCIIGKKEAEEGTLTLRRHTQGDLGAMDYSHALDQIKKEL